The Apium graveolens cultivar Ventura chromosome 6, ASM990537v1, whole genome shotgun sequence genome contains a region encoding:
- the LOC141668581 gene encoding zinc finger CCCH domain-containing protein 25 has protein sequence MNPLTLVKRIQNINSKEASLGISEDASWHAVYKQSAYVYVGGIPFDLTEGDLLAVFAQYGEIVDVNLVRDKGTGKSKGFAFVAYEDQRSTNLAVDNLNGAQILGRIIRVDHVSKYKKKEEEDEELEQQKREERGVCRAFQKGECTRGDGCKFSHNAQRAANTGWGADDHKRSRRGGDDKFDDSERNVRNAGQMSRVRDSAAQVGRISTDEETRDSRVHVNGREMDMHHKRTESNSYERNEKVIEKRVERQERESNYKDNCDRHGLEGRSRGHDFEANSREHDDRRGEKGSRKAESVSYRREDLENRGKDKRLLHARDSSPRRHRGIDEDRSRKSRR, from the exons ATGAATCCATTGACGTTGGTGAAGCGTATACAAAATATCAATTCAAAAGAAGCATCATTGGGTATATCGGAAGATGCTTCTTGGCATGCTGTTTATAAACAGTCTGCTTATGTTTATGTCGGTGGGATTCCATTTGATCTCACCGAAGGCGATCTTCTCGCTGTTTTCGCTCA ATATGGGGAGATTGTTGATGTTAATCTCGTGAGAGATAAAGGCACGGGAAAATCGAAAGGTTTTGCTTTTGTTGCTTATGAGGATCAGAGAAGTACAAATCTTGCTGTGGATAATCTGAATGGGGCTCAAATACTTGGGAGAATTATACGGGTTGATCATGTTAGCAAGtacaagaagaaagaagaagaagatgaggaGTTGGAGCAGCAAAAGAGGGAGGAACGGGGTGTATGCCGTGCTTTTCAGAAGGGCGAGTGCACCCGTGGTGATGGATGCAAGTTTTCTCATAATGCACAA AGAGCTGCAAACACTGGCTGGGGTGCTGATGATCACAAAAGGTCAAGACGGGGGGGAGATGACaagtttgatgattcagaaaggAATGTGAGAAATGCCGGCCAGATGAGTCGTGTTCGAGACTCTGCTGCTCAGGTTGGGCGTATATCAACTGATGAAGAGACAAGAGATTCTAGAGTGCATGTAAATGGCCGTGAGATGGACATGCATCATAAGCGAACTGAATCAAATTCTTATGAGCGAAATGAGAAAGTTATTGAGAAACGAGTTGAGAGGCAGGAGAGGGAATCAAATTACAAGGATAACTGTGACAGGCATGGACTTGAGGGAAGGTCAAGAGGACATGATTTTGAAGCAAATTCAAGGGAACATGATGATAGGCGAGGAGAGAAGGGATCAAGAAAGGCCGAGTCAGTATCATATCGCAGAGAAGACCTTGAGAACAGGGGAAAGGACAAGCGATTGCTCCATGCTAGAGATTCTTCCCCCCGTCGTCATAGAGGGATAGATGAAGATAGGTCACGTAAATCACGCAGATAA